A segment of the Actinomyces sp. oral taxon 171 str. F0337 genome:
CCGTCGGCGTACTTCTCCGGATCGAGGACCCACACCAGGACGTCGACCTTGCCCGCCATGCGCTGGGCGATGGCCCGGTGCGCGGGTTCGTCGGAGTCGATGTCGGGCAGATCGACCAGCACCGTGGTCTCGCCCAGGGCCCAGCCGCCATCGACGCGCGCCCTGTGGCCGATGGCGAGCCAGTCCAACAGCTCAGCGGCCTCGACAGCCGTATCCGGGACGACGGCGAGGGGCTGGGTGGTCGTCGGACGGGTACGGGCGGTACGGGACACCTCGGAGCCGGTCAGGGCGTTGGTGAGGCTGGACTTGCCCGAGCCGGTCGCCCCGAGAAGGGCGGCCACCGTGGTCTCCGGCGCCAGACGCCGACGGTGGGAGGCCTGCGCGAGGACATCCCGGGCCTGAGTGAGCTCGTCACGCAGACCGAGCTGCTCGCCCAGGTTGACAGCCCTCTCCAGGTCCTCGAGAACCAGCGGTAGGTCTAACGCGCCGGAACGGTCAGTGGTCACCTGGCCCTCCTCCCGGCCGTCCGGCTGCTGCGGGCAGTCGGCAGGGCGCGCAATGACGTGGCCGCCTCCTGGCAGGCCTGAAGCTGTTCTCGCAGCGTGTCTGCACTGGGGTTGGGGACCGGAAGAGCATCAGTGAAGCACTTCGTCTGGTTGGCGAACAAACCAGTGGCTCGCCTGCTGAGGTCCTCCCGGGCCGTCTTGGTCATGCCGCGCATCGCCTGGTCTCCGAAGACGGCCTCCAGAACCCGCTGGGCCAGGATGGCCGTACCTCCCGCAATCCCCACCTCTCCCCCAGTCAGTCCGCCGGTGTGAGCGAAGACGAGAATCATGAGGACGACTCCGGCACCGTTGACCCCCAGGGACAACAGGCGGGCAGTGAGCCGCTTGTCGGAGCCTTCGGCTCGAACGAGCGTGAGAACCTGACGCTGCCAGTCGTGGACGAGGGCCGCGGCTATGACCTCAAGGCCGGTCTGGGTGGGCACCTCCGCCAGTGCCCGGTTGAGGGCCTGCTGGGAGGTGCCGGCGCGTCTCCAGGAGCGTTCCGTGGCCAGGCAGGCCCGTTGGGACTCGGCGACCAGGAGCTCGACCAGGGAGGAGCCGATCGCCTGCTCAACGCGCTTGGCCGGAGCCGGACGCCCTCGCAGAAGCGACGTGATGCGGTCGCGGACCCGTCCCACCTGAACCTCCAAGGACCGGAACAGGTCCCCAGTCCCCACGAACTCCTGCCAGCGGGCCAGCACCTCACCGTGCAGCATGGAACCGTCCTCGGTGGCCTCGATGACGCGCTCAAGTGCGTCATCGTGCTCAGAGGTGGCTGCTCGATGCAGCTCAGCCTGCTCGGCCTCCTGGGAGTCCAGCTCGACGGCGAGCAGCTCGCTCTGTGCCAGCACGGCACCGATGGCACCGGTCAGGCTGCGGTGCGCGACGTCCTGGCGAGCGGCCGCGTCGGAGGCCAGCGCTCCCAACCACTGGCGCAGTGGTGAGACGCAGGACTCAGGCAGGAAGCCGTCGTCGTCCAGAGCCGTTTCAGGAATCGTGAAGACGGGGGCTTCAGCCAGGTTCGCCTCCGCGAGCCTGCGCCGCAGATCGGCCTCCACCTCAGCCTGCGCACCATCGGGTACCCGGTCCAGGACGATGGCAGCCGTGATGTGCCGCTCGGCCGCGGCCCGCAGGTGCTCCCACGGGACGGCGTCGGCGTAGCGCGCTGCCGTGGTGACGAAGATCCACAGGTCCGCACCGGCCAGGAGCGTCGCGGCCAGGTCCCGGTTGTCCTCGACCACGGAGTCGACATCGGGTGCGTCCACGATCGCCAGCCCCTCGGGGAGCCCCTCGCAGGATCGCAGCTCGAGCTCTCTCGGCGTGTGGTCAGTGGCCGGGCTCGCCGGAGCGTCGGCATCCACGCGCAGACGTGAGAGGGAGCCCAGGACCCGGTCGGTGTCGAACCAGGCGGCGTCGGTCGGTGCGTGCAGCAGCAGGGGGCGGCGCGTGGTGGGACGGATCGCGGAGGCCCTGGCCACGTGCCGGCGAACGAGTGAGGACACGAGAGTCGACTTGCCGGCCCCGGTCGAGCCACCGACCACGGCCAGCAGCGGAGCGTCCAGGCTGGCCAGGCGGGGAAGGATGTAGTCACCGAGCTGGTCACGGATGAGGGTGGCCTTGTCCGAGGCGGCGGCGGTTCCTTGAAGGCCGTAGGGCAAGGACAAGGCCGTCAGGCTGTCGCGGAGGGCGGACAGCGCCCTGGTCGCCTGCTGGACGTTGTGCGTGCTGCTGGACTCGCTCCGGCTCATAGTCATGAGGCTGAGTCGACTTTGCAGCCGTCCTCGCCACCGGCCTGCGAGCAGGCCGCAACCCGGCTGATGGTGATCCGTGGTGCGGCATCGTCACTGGGCGGCTGCCAGGTGGTGGCGTCGGCCTCGACCTGCTCGCCGGTGCGGATGTCCTTGACCGAGTCAGGGGCGCCATCAGCGCCGGGGAACCACACGAAGGGGATGGATCGCTTGTCCGCGGCCCTGATCTGCTTGCCGAACTTGGCGGCGCTGGGGGCCACGTCGGCGCTGACGCCGCGGGCACGGAGCGCATCGGCGATGGCATCGGAGGCCGAGCGGTGGGCCTCGTCGGTCACAGCCACGAGCACCGCCGTGGGCACGGAGCGGCTGACCTCCACAAGCCCCTCCCCGATGACGCGGGCCAGGAGCCGGGACAGGCCGATGGAGATGCCCACACCGGGGAAGGTGCGCCTGCCGTTGGTGGCCAGTGAGTCGTAGCGGCCCCCGGAGCACACTGAGCCGAGATCCTCGTGGCCGGCCATGAAGGACTCATAGACCGTGCCGGTGTAGTAGTCCAGCCCGCGAGCGATCTTGAGGTCGGCGACGACTGCGCCGGGGCGGCGACGTCCGGTGGCCTCGAGCAGGGCGGTCAGCTCGGCCAGACCCTCGTTAAGGAGCTCGGAGGGCTCGGCGCCGGCCAGTGCCCGCAGGACCTGCCCGGAGACGTCCTGACCATCGGTTCCGGTGATGGTGGCGAGCCTGAGGGCCTGCGCCGCCTGCTGCGCGTTGACACCAACGTTCTGGGTAAGCTCGGCGGCCACTTTCTCGGGTCCGATCTTGTCGAGCTTGTCGACCACGCGCAGGACCTCGATGAGCCGGTCCGTGTCGATACCGATCGACTGGTAGAAGCCTTGAGCGACCTTGCGGTTGGAGACGTGGATGGTGACCGCGGGCACCGGCAGGGAGCTGAGCGCCTCGTGCATGATGAGGGGGACCTCGACATCGTGGTGGAGCGGCAGGGCGCCGTCACCGACGATGTCGATATCGGCCTGGATGAACTCGCGGAACCTTCCCTCCTGAGGCCGCTCCCCACGCCAGACCTTCTGAATCTGGTAGCGCTTGAACGGGAAGGTCAGCAGCCCGGCATTGTCGACGACGTAGCGGGCGAAGGGGACTGTCAGGTCGAAGTGGAGCCCCAGCTGCTTGCGCGGATCCGTCTCGGACTCGGACTCGGACTCGGCAGGATCCGCCTGCAGACGGTTGAGCAGGTAGACCTCCTTGGAGGTCTCTCCCTTCTTCGTCAGCTCGCTCAGCGGCTCGACGGCGCGGGTCTGGATGCCGCTGAAGCCGTGGAGCTCGAAGGTGCGGCGCAGGATGTCGACGAAGTGCTGCTCGACGATGTGGCCCGCGGGGAGCCACTCGGGGAAGCCGGACAGTGAGGAGAGGGCTTGTCGTACCTGTGCCATGGTCCGCATTGTGTCATGACGGGCAGCGAGCCTGCGCGCCGCCGTCAGGCCTTGAGGTCTCCTCCACGGATCTTGGCCTCGGCGAGGTAGGGGTTGCCGTGGTGCTCGTGCTCCATGGTGGTCACTGCACCGTGCCCGGGCAGCAGGACGGTGGCCGGGTCGATGGCGCTGGCCAGGAACCGCAGAGTGCCGAGCATCTGCACCTGGTCTCCGCCGGGCAGGTCGGTGCGACCCACGGATCCCTTGAAGATGACGTCGCCGTCGAGCGCCATGAGGTAGGTGTGCTCCTCGTCCGCGGCGGAGGGGTCGTCCTCGATGACCTCGGTCTCGTACAGTAGGGCGTTGTCGGCCAGGCGGGCCTCGAAGAAGAACAGGGTGGAGCCCTCCGAGTGGCCCGGAGCGGGGATCGCGCGCAGAGCGATGCCGGGGACCAGCTCGACGGCGCGGGAGAATCCGTCTCCGGGGAAGAGACGGATATCGGCGGGCTGCCTCCAAGGGGTACCGGCCATGTCGGTGAAGGTCATGCCGTTGGCGCTGATGCCGGTGGTGATGTCGGGCTCCTCGAGCCGGTACCGGTCGCGCTCGGGGATGTAGACCGGCACGTCGACGGAGTCGTCGCTGGCGAGCATGCCCTCGGCATGCGCCGCCTCGATGAGGGTCTGGGTGTCCCATACATGGTCGGCGTGTCCGTGGGTGAGCAGGATGGCGCCCAGGGTGAGCCGATGGGAGCGAAGCAGGGCCAGGGCGCCGCCGGCGGCGCCGGCTCCGGGGTCGACGACGAGGGCGGGCTCACCCGGGCCTGCGGCCAGGACATAGCAGTTGGCTGCGAACACGGGTGCGATGGTGCGCTCCAAGATCATGCCTCCCACCCTAACTTGGATCACCTGGTACCTGGTGTGAATACGTTTCCAAGCGCTGCTCAGGTCCACAGGACCCGGCTGGTTCGAAGGTGAAGCCGCCTCCCCCACCAGTGCTCAATGAACCAGCGGTCGTGGCTGGCGACGATGAGCGTGCCCGTCCATGTCCTCAGAGCGGCCTCGAGCGTCTCGAGGGCGTCCAGGTCCAGGTAGTTCGTGGGCTCGTCGATGACAAGCACCTCAGGCCCAGCAGCAGCAGCCAGGGCCAGCTGGACGCGGCGCTGGTTACCGTCGGAGAGCTCGCTGATGGGACGGTTCCACAGGCGCGGGTGCAGAGCGCCTTGGCCACGGTCCCCGATCCCCTCGGCCCACACGTTCTCATCCACCCCAGGGTCGCCGAGACGCGGCAGGTGCTGGGGTATCCGGAGCACCGAACCGGATACCGTGAGGCTGCCGACGGAGTCCTCCGTGGGTGCTGACCGCCTACCCATCCAGGTCAGAAGCGTGGACTTGCCGCTCCCATTGGCGCCGGTGACCAGCAGGTGCTCCCCGGCCATGACGTCGACCGTGACCGGTGCAAGGCGCCCGGGTACGGCGGCTGACCGGGCCGAGACCGCCATCCCTGTTCGCGGCGCCGGTTCAGTCAGACGCAGCTGCAGGTCGTAGGAGCGGGGCCTGCGTACCTCGGTACTGGCGAGCGCCTCCAGCCGACGGTCGTCCTGTGTCTGGCGCCGGGTGGAGACGCGCTGGGCGCGGTCGGCGTAGAACTTCCGGGCTATGCGGGCCTCGGTCCGGGGCGCTGCCCCGCTGTGCCCAACCATCTCGGAGTCGCGACGGTGACGCGCGAGCTTGCGCCGCTGCTCCTGCTGACGCTGGTGAAGGCTGCGGTGGGACGACCTGGCGTACGCCTTCTCCACGAGGTAGTCGCTGTATCGCCCCGCGCACCGGTAGGCACCCATGGGGCCGCTGTCCCCGGAGGCGGTGGCGAGTGCCTGCCACGGTGCTGTGTCGAGGTCGACGACGGCGGTGGCCACCTCGTCGATGAAGGCACGATCGTGAGAGGAGAACAGGACCGGTCCGGGCCATGACACCACCATCTCGCTCAGGTAGCTGCTGCTACCGGCATCCAGGTGGTTGGTGGGCTCGTCGAGCACCAGCGCCTGACCGGCTGAAAGAAGCAGAGCGGCGATCTCCAGCCTCGCCCGTTGCCCCGGCGACAGGGAGGAGACGAGGCGGCCTGTATCCACGCGCCCCAGTCCCAGCCCGGCGAGCGCCTCAGCCCGTCGAGCAGGCAGGTTCCAGGCCTCGAGAGACTCAAGCCGGGTCAGTAACGAGTCGTATTCCTCGGCGAGGGAGCCGGCTTCAGCTCCGGCCTGGGCAATGGCCTCGCCCATGCGCTCGAAACGATCAAGCGCTTCCAGGGTCTCAGCGCAGACGGCGTCGAGGTAGCCCTCGATCGACGTGGCAGTCGACTCCTCCGAGTCGGCCGCCGGCGGGCCATGCTGCTCGGGAATGCTGACAGCCCCGTGGTCAGGCGACAGCTCGCCGGTGGCCAGGCGCAGGAGCGTGGACTTCCCCGATCCGTTGGGGCCGACGACGCAGACGCGTTCGCGGTCGGAGACCGTGAGACTGATGTTCTCAAGCAGGGGATCAGAGGTGTAGGAGAAGCTGACGTGGGAGAAGCAGATCGCAGGCATGACTCGTCCTTGACATGAGGCGGTGGGGGCACAAGGGCGAGTCACGCGAGCATGGTCACATGCTAACAGCGCCAGCCGTCGACGAGGCGTAGGGAACCGACACCGGCCCGCTTGTGAGGGGCATCGGCGCTCAACGAATCAACTGAAATCAGTGGGGCGAAGGATGGTGAATGGAGCCGGCAGGAACGTAGACTTTCGGCACTGCCGTCCTCCGACGGCACGTCATCACCACCCGGCTTGAGAGCCGGGCGCGAACGGAACGGAGCGGTCACGCCGCTCCCTCCCCGTCAACCCATGAAGGAGCATCCCGTGACTGAGCGGAACCAGCCCGACACTGAGCAGACCATCCAGCCGACCGGCCTTGACGAGTCGACAGCGCCCACCCCGATGGAGCAGGCGCCTGAAGCCGCCACCTCCCCCGTCACCGACGTAGCGGCCGACGCCACGGCTGACGCCACGGCCGACGTCGCCGCCTCGAAGGAGTCCGAGCCCAGCGAGCCTTCGGACCGGCCCACCGAGGAGTCCGCGCAGGCCGTCTCTGACGAGTCCGTCTCTTCGGCTTCCGGGGATCCCGTGCCGACCGAGCAGCCTGCCGAGGAGACTCAGAGGCCCGAGACCGCAGAGGCCACCCAGGGGGACGCCACACCGACTCCTGCCGAGGTTCCCGCCCCGGCTGCGGCTCCCGCGGCGCCCGCCGAACCGGCCGTTGACCCGCAGGAGGCCATGGACGCCGCCAAGTGGGGGCGCGTCGACGGTGAGGGTCGGGTCTACGTCCAGGACGGTGGCGCCGAGCGCGAAGTCGGCCAGTTCCCCGATGCTCCCATCGCCGAGGCCATGGCCTTCTACGTGCGCCGCTACCTGGATCTCAAGGCGACCATCGACCTGTTCGCCACCCGCCTGCCCCAGCTCAGCGTTCGCGAGATCGACTCGACCCTGTCCTCGATCTCCGAGTCCCTGAACGAACCGGCCGCCGTCGGCGATCTGGAGGGACTACGGGCCAGCTTCGCCGCGCTCAAGACGGTGGCCGCCGAGCGACGCGAGGCCGTATCCGCTGAGCGTGCGGCCGCCAAGGAGCAGGCCCTCAAGGAGCGCACGGCGATCGTCGAGCGCGCTGAGGCCATCGCCGAGCAGGACCCGGGCCGCACGCAGTGGAAGAACTCCGGCGCCGAGCTGCGTGAACTGCTCGAGTCCTGGAAGGCAGCGCAGCGGCGCGGGCCGCGCCTGGACCGTCCCACCGAGGACGGGCTGTGGAAGCGCTTCTCCCACGCGCGCACTACCTTCGACCGTCACCGCCGCCAGTTCTTCAGCGAGCTGGACGCCAAGCAGGCGCAGGTGCGGGCCGCCAAGGAGACGCTCATCAAGCGTGCCGAGGAGATGCAGAACTCCACCGACTGGGCCGGTACCTCCGCGAAGTACCGTGATCTGCTGGCCGAGTGGAAGAAGGCCGGACGCGCCTCCCGCAAGGAGGAC
Coding sequences within it:
- a CDS encoding dynamin family protein, translating into MTMSRSESSSTHNVQQATRALSALRDSLTALSLPYGLQGTAAASDKATLIRDQLGDYILPRLASLDAPLLAVVGGSTGAGKSTLVSSLVRRHVARASAIRPTTRRPLLLHAPTDAAWFDTDRVLGSLSRLRVDADAPASPATDHTPRELELRSCEGLPEGLAIVDAPDVDSVVEDNRDLAATLLAGADLWIFVTTAARYADAVPWEHLRAAAERHITAAIVLDRVPDGAQAEVEADLRRRLAEANLAEAPVFTIPETALDDDGFLPESCVSPLRQWLGALASDAAARQDVAHRSLTGAIGAVLAQSELLAVELDSQEAEQAELHRAATSEHDDALERVIEATEDGSMLHGEVLARWQEFVGTGDLFRSLEVQVGRVRDRITSLLRGRPAPAKRVEQAIGSSLVELLVAESQRACLATERSWRRAGTSQQALNRALAEVPTQTGLEVIAAALVHDWQRQVLTLVRAEGSDKRLTARLLSLGVNGAGVVLMILVFAHTGGLTGGEVGIAGGTAILAQRVLEAVFGDQAMRGMTKTAREDLSRRATGLFANQTKCFTDALPVPNPSADTLREQLQACQEAATSLRALPTARSSRTAGRRAR
- a CDS encoding DUF349 domain-containing protein yields the protein MKEHPVTERNQPDTEQTIQPTGLDESTAPTPMEQAPEAATSPVTDVAADATADATADVAASKESEPSEPSDRPTEESAQAVSDESVSSASGDPVPTEQPAEETQRPETAEATQGDATPTPAEVPAPAAAPAAPAEPAVDPQEAMDAAKWGRVDGEGRVYVQDGGAEREVGQFPDAPIAEAMAFYVRRYLDLKATIDLFATRLPQLSVREIDSTLSSISESLNEPAAVGDLEGLRASFAALKTVAAERREAVSAERAAAKEQALKERTAIVERAEAIAEQDPGRTQWKNSGAELRELLESWKAAQRRGPRLDRPTEDGLWKRFSHARTTFDRHRRQFFSELDAKQAQVRAAKETLIKRAEEMQNSTDWAGTSAKYRDLLAEWKKAGRASRKEDDALWARFRAAQQVFYDARRAKDEAVDAEFAENLKVKEALVAKAEALLPIKDIKAAKKALRPIQDAWEEAGRVPRGAVRRIEGRMRAVEDAIREAENAEWRRTDPETKARAEGLAGQLQDAIAGLEKDLAAAQAAGDAKKIAEAEAALTARRAWLEQVLRSAKA
- a CDS encoding ABC-F family ATP-binding cassette domain-containing protein, encoding MPAICFSHVSFSYTSDPLLENISLTVSDRERVCVVGPNGSGKSTLLRLATGELSPDHGAVSIPEQHGPPAADSEESTATSIEGYLDAVCAETLEALDRFERMGEAIAQAGAEAGSLAEEYDSLLTRLESLEAWNLPARRAEALAGLGLGRVDTGRLVSSLSPGQRARLEIAALLLSAGQALVLDEPTNHLDAGSSSYLSEMVVSWPGPVLFSSHDRAFIDEVATAVVDLDTAPWQALATASGDSGPMGAYRCAGRYSDYLVEKAYARSSHRSLHQRQQEQRRKLARHRRDSEMVGHSGAAPRTEARIARKFYADRAQRVSTRRQTQDDRRLEALASTEVRRPRSYDLQLRLTEPAPRTGMAVSARSAAVPGRLAPVTVDVMAGEHLLVTGANGSGKSTLLTWMGRRSAPTEDSVGSLTVSGSVLRIPQHLPRLGDPGVDENVWAEGIGDRGQGALHPRLWNRPISELSDGNQRRVQLALAAAAGPEVLVIDEPTNYLDLDALETLEAALRTWTGTLIVASHDRWFIEHWWGRRLHLRTSRVLWT
- the hisS gene encoding histidine--tRNA ligase, with product MRTMAQVRQALSSLSGFPEWLPAGHIVEQHFVDILRRTFELHGFSGIQTRAVEPLSELTKKGETSKEVYLLNRLQADPAESESESETDPRKQLGLHFDLTVPFARYVVDNAGLLTFPFKRYQIQKVWRGERPQEGRFREFIQADIDIVGDGALPLHHDVEVPLIMHEALSSLPVPAVTIHVSNRKVAQGFYQSIGIDTDRLIEVLRVVDKLDKIGPEKVAAELTQNVGVNAQQAAQALRLATITGTDGQDVSGQVLRALAGAEPSELLNEGLAELTALLEATGRRRPGAVVADLKIARGLDYYTGTVYESFMAGHEDLGSVCSGGRYDSLATNGRRTFPGVGISIGLSRLLARVIGEGLVEVSRSVPTAVLVAVTDEAHRSASDAIADALRARGVSADVAPSAAKFGKQIRAADKRSIPFVWFPGADGAPDSVKDIRTGEQVEADATTWQPPSDDAAPRITISRVAACSQAGGEDGCKVDSAS
- a CDS encoding MBL fold metallo-hydrolase codes for the protein MILERTIAPVFAANCYVLAAGPGEPALVVDPGAGAAGGALALLRSHRLTLGAILLTHGHADHVWDTQTLIEAAHAEGMLASDDSVDVPVYIPERDRYRLEEPDITTGISANGMTFTDMAGTPWRQPADIRLFPGDGFSRAVELVPGIALRAIPAPGHSEGSTLFFFEARLADNALLYETEVIEDDPSAADEEHTYLMALDGDVIFKGSVGRTDLPGGDQVQMLGTLRFLASAIDPATVLLPGHGAVTTMEHEHHGNPYLAEAKIRGGDLKA